The following proteins are co-located in the Cetobacterium sp. NK01 genome:
- a CDS encoding ABC transporter ATP-binding protein, whose product MKNNIILKIKNLNKNFRNSIVLKDVSFDIFEGETLGFVGPSGCGKSTFGKILLLLLSQDSGEIIYKDKNIFNFNKKEILEYRKDLQMVLQDPYLSLNPRKTIGWHLNQPLDILNYPKDKRLNRIVSMMELVGLSKDYLDKYPNQLSGGQKQRVLILAALLIEPKIIVLDESVSALDISVQAQILNLLIELQKKLNLTYIFISHDVNVVKYMCDRVISLKNGEISYI is encoded by the coding sequence ATGAAAAATAATATAATTTTAAAAATAAAAAACTTAAATAAAAATTTTAGAAATTCTATTGTCTTAAAAGATGTTTCTTTTGATATCTTTGAAGGTGAAACTTTAGGTTTTGTAGGTCCTAGTGGATGTGGAAAAAGTACCTTTGGAAAAATTCTTCTTTTACTTCTATCTCAAGATTCTGGAGAGATCATATATAAAGACAAAAATATCTTTAATTTCAATAAAAAAGAGATTTTAGAATATCGAAAAGATTTACAAATGGTTTTACAAGATCCTTATCTTTCACTTAATCCTAGGAAAACTATAGGCTGGCATCTAAATCAACCTTTAGATATTCTAAACTATCCAAAAGATAAGCGTTTAAATAGAATAGTGTCTATGATGGAATTAGTAGGTTTATCTAAAGATTATTTAGATAAATATCCTAATCAACTGAGTGGTGGCCAAAAACAAAGAGTTTTAATTTTAGCAGCTTTATTAATAGAACCTAAAATTATTGTTTTAGATGAATCTGTATCAGCTCTAGATATTTCTGTTCAAGCTCAAATTTTAAATCTATTAATTGAATTACAAAAAAAACTAAATCTAACATATATTTTTATATCTCATGATGTTAATGTTGTAAAATATATGTGTGACAGAGTTATCTCTTTAAAAAATGGAGAAATTTCATATATATAA
- a CDS encoding ABC transporter ATP-binding protein gives MIILKVKNLSIKEISKINRVVVEDVSFTLKKGEALGIVGESGSGKTVTAMSLLNLLSEDLMVSNGSIKFLGIDMCKSSEKDLEKIRGNQFSIIFQNPISSLNPLMKVGKQILEVIEKHQNLNKKERLNRTFEVLSDVGFKDNFLEIFNKYPHELSGGQGQRIGIAMAIANNPKIIIADEPTTALDKNIQNQILNLLKDIQKKYETAIILISHDLEVIENFTENSLIMYFGQLVESGTTKDIFSKPAHHYTAGLLASLPKNFKKGEPIKVMSGGIPGVNDIIEGCVFSPRCPMSLEKCKQQKIEFILNEKNNTGIRCINPIKDNSYEK, from the coding sequence ATGATTATTTTAAAAGTTAAAAATTTATCCATAAAAGAGATTTCAAAAATTAATCGAGTTGTTGTTGAGGATGTATCTTTCACTTTAAAAAAAGGCGAGGCTTTAGGAATTGTTGGAGAAAGTGGAAGTGGAAAAACTGTCACTGCTATGAGCCTTTTAAATCTTTTGTCTGAAGATTTAATGGTTTCAAATGGAAGTATCAAATTTCTAGGAATAGATATGTGTAAAAGTTCTGAAAAAGATTTAGAAAAAATTAGAGGTAATCAATTTTCTATTATTTTTCAGAATCCTATTAGTTCATTAAATCCATTGATGAAAGTTGGAAAACAAATTTTAGAAGTTATTGAAAAACATCAAAATCTAAATAAAAAAGAGAGACTCAATAGAACTTTTGAAGTTTTATCTGATGTTGGTTTTAAAGATAATTTTTTAGAGATATTCAATAAATATCCTCATGAACTTAGTGGAGGACAAGGCCAAAGAATCGGGATTGCTATGGCTATTGCCAATAACCCTAAAATTATCATCGCTGATGAACCAACTACAGCTCTAGATAAAAATATTCAAAATCAAATTTTAAATCTATTAAAAGATATACAGAAGAAATATGAGACAGCTATAATATTAATATCCCATGATTTAGAAGTTATTGAGAATTTTACAGAAAACTCTCTTATTATGTATTTTGGACAACTTGTAGAGAGTGGAACAACAAAGGATATTTTCTCCAAACCAGCTCATCACTATACTGCTGGTTTACTTGCTTCTCTTCCTAAAAATTTTAAAAAAGGAGAACCTATTAAGGTTATGAGTGGTGGAATTCCAGGAGTAAATGATATAATTGAAGGTTGTGTATTCTCTCCTAGGTGCCCTATGTCTTTAGAAAAATGCAAACAACAAAAAATAGAATTTATATTAAATGAAAAAAATAATACGGGTATTCGTTGTATAAATCCCATAAAGGATAATTCTTATGAAAAATAA
- a CDS encoding ABC transporter permease: MNIKKNTNLKIGLLIIGTLFFFMILSIFWTPYDPYLIDEINRLKPPSFKHILGTDQLGRDIFSRVMIASQGAFYVGLISVLIGGIIGSFLGTISGYFSNWIDEILSKIIDAFMSIPSILFLLVFITIFGKDLKNTAISIGILNIPTFFRISRSKVMEVKNLPYITWAKIMGIKEFKIIYSHIFPNILSTIIVVGALSFSTAILTEASLSYLGMGVNPPNPTWGEIIYRAQEYITTNPSYAFVPGVLISLVAIGFNLLGEGIKEYIKK, encoded by the coding sequence ATACTAATTTAAAAATAGGACTTTTAATCATTGGAACTCTTTTCTTTTTTATGATTTTAAGTATTTTTTGGACTCCATATGATCCTTATTTAATTGATGAGATTAACAGATTAAAACCGCCATCATTTAAACATATTTTAGGAACTGATCAATTAGGAAGAGATATCTTTTCTAGAGTTATGATTGCTTCTCAAGGAGCTTTTTATGTTGGTCTTATTTCTGTTCTTATTGGTGGGATTATCGGTAGTTTTTTAGGAACTATATCTGGTTATTTTTCTAATTGGATTGATGAAATTCTCTCTAAAATAATAGATGCTTTTATGTCTATTCCATCTATTTTATTTCTTTTAGTTTTTATAACTATTTTTGGGAAAGATCTTAAAAATACTGCTATTTCCATTGGTATTTTAAATATACCTACATTTTTTAGAATAAGCAGAAGTAAAGTTATGGAAGTTAAAAATCTTCCTTATATAACTTGGGCTAAAATTATGGGGATTAAAGAGTTCAAAATTATCTATTCTCATATTTTTCCAAATATACTTTCAACAATAATTGTTGTTGGTGCTTTATCTTTTTCCACTGCAATTTTAACAGAGGCTAGTTTAAGTTATTTAGGTATGGGAGTTAATCCTCCTAATCCTACTTGGGGAGAAATCATTTATAGAGCTCAAGAATACATCACTACAAACCCATCCTACGCTTTTGTTCCAGGAGTTTTAATTAGCTTAGTTGCCATTGGATTTAATCTTCTTGGTGAAGGAATTAAAGAGTATATAAAAAAATAG